In one window of Opitutus sp. GAS368 DNA:
- the dctA gene encoding C4-dicarboxylate transporter DctA, with the protein MMKYLRHLYIQVLIAVVLGGVCGQFWPGFGAGLKPVADAFVRLVTMLISPIIFCTIVVGIGSMSDLKKVGRVGLKALVYFEVVTTLALLIGLAVVNWVQPGAGIHANAAALDAGAVSTYLNPAKKIGLVDYLLNIIPGTLPGALTSGEILQVLLVAILCGAALVQMGTKGRRVTELLEDTFKMLMRVVGFIVKLAPLAAFAAVAFTVGKFGLHSLAGLASLMACVYLTMAVFIIVVLGAILRLSGLGLWRFLRYLREELFLVIGTSSSETALPGLIAKMENLGCSKPVVGLVVPAGYSFNLDGTSIYLTMAAVFIAQATDTPLSLGQQLGMLMVLLLTSKGAAAVTGGGFITLSATLASTQIVPVAGLTLILGIDRFMSQARALTNLIGNAVAVVTIATWEKEFDQKRAQKVLAGEPLEIGSGDLI; encoded by the coding sequence CTGATGAAATACCTGCGTCACCTTTACATCCAAGTCCTCATCGCCGTCGTGCTTGGCGGAGTGTGCGGCCAGTTCTGGCCGGGCTTCGGCGCCGGGCTCAAGCCGGTCGCCGACGCCTTCGTCCGGCTGGTGACGATGCTGATCAGTCCGATCATCTTTTGCACCATCGTCGTCGGGATCGGCAGCATGTCCGACTTGAAAAAAGTCGGTCGCGTCGGGCTGAAGGCCCTCGTTTATTTTGAAGTCGTCACCACGCTCGCGCTGTTGATCGGGCTGGCGGTGGTCAACTGGGTGCAGCCCGGCGCGGGCATCCATGCCAACGCGGCCGCGCTGGACGCGGGCGCCGTCAGCACCTACCTCAACCCGGCCAAGAAAATCGGTCTGGTCGACTACCTGCTGAACATCATCCCCGGCACGCTGCCCGGCGCCCTGACCTCGGGCGAAATCCTCCAGGTGCTGCTCGTGGCCATCCTGTGCGGCGCCGCCCTGGTGCAGATGGGAACCAAGGGCCGGCGGGTGACCGAGCTGCTGGAAGACACCTTCAAGATGCTGATGCGCGTGGTCGGTTTCATCGTGAAACTGGCGCCCCTGGCCGCGTTCGCCGCGGTCGCGTTCACTGTCGGGAAATTCGGCCTGCACAGCCTGGCCGGCCTCGCCTCGCTGATGGCCTGCGTGTATCTCACCATGGCGGTGTTCATCATCGTGGTGCTCGGGGCCATTCTGCGCCTGAGCGGCCTGGGCTTGTGGCGCTTCCTGCGCTACCTCCGGGAGGAACTGTTCCTCGTCATCGGGACCTCCTCCTCGGAAACCGCCCTGCCCGGATTGATCGCCAAGATGGAAAACCTGGGTTGCTCGAAACCGGTCGTGGGTCTGGTGGTGCCCGCGGGCTATTCTTTCAACCTCGACGGCACCTCCATCTATCTCACGATGGCCGCGGTCTTCATTGCCCAGGCCACCGACACCCCGCTGAGCCTGGGCCAGCAGCTGGGGATGCTGATGGTGTTGCTGCTGACCTCCAAGGGGGCGGCGGCCGTCACGGGGGGTGGCTTCATCACCCTGTCGGCCACCCTTGCCTCGACCCAGATCGTCCCGGTCGCGGGGCTCACGTTGATTCTGGGCATCGACCGCTTCATGTCGCAGGCCCGCGCGCTCACCAATCTGATCGGCAATGCCGTCGCCGTGGTGACCATCGCTACCTGGGAAAAGGAATTCGACCAGAAACGCGCCCAGAAAGTCCTCGCCGGCGAACCGCTTGAGATCGGATCGGGCGACCTCATCTAG